The following proteins come from a genomic window of Acuticoccus sediminis:
- a CDS encoding helix-turn-helix transcriptional regulator produces the protein MSGQSNTREGSFEYPPSMALVLDELHNTNPYGIVILYAINHHTGIGQIIYSAGKLGDVDGIIDQITAVLEPHFTSVEMMPTGLPMQAAFSPAGREACARSMGACNTVDYMRLATGENESGLIVVAYPAEHEQRHRAATLPVLTILAPVVERTMYLHVEHSEQLRKQMNYLLEAFSEPAMLCDAEYAVIGANMLARRYFEQSLGHAADLSDRRFLAKLDGGIIHELIKRTELSGDESTMGAFTDSRGNFVLAEIIRHIPQSFSDVVPAPFRLPFPAFVVKLKIARRVVDVIPFDTIKALGITPAEFRLLEGLLNGRTVQEIAQDNNVKYNTARNQLASLASKTGLRTQADIIRFFTSLS, from the coding sequence ATGTCCGGACAGAGCAACACACGAGAAGGATCGTTCGAGTATCCCCCCTCGATGGCGCTGGTGCTCGACGAACTTCACAACACAAATCCATACGGCATCGTCATTCTCTATGCGATCAACCACCACACCGGCATTGGACAAATAATTTACTCGGCAGGAAAGCTGGGTGACGTCGACGGGATCATCGACCAGATTACGGCCGTATTGGAACCGCATTTCACATCGGTCGAGATGATGCCCACCGGGCTCCCCATGCAGGCAGCCTTCTCGCCGGCCGGCCGCGAGGCGTGCGCCAGGTCCATGGGCGCCTGCAACACCGTCGACTACATGCGGCTCGCGACCGGCGAGAACGAGAGCGGTCTCATCGTCGTCGCCTATCCGGCCGAGCACGAGCAGCGCCACAGGGCGGCCACCCTGCCGGTCCTGACCATCCTGGCCCCGGTCGTCGAGCGGACGATGTACCTGCACGTGGAGCACTCCGAGCAGCTCCGGAAGCAGATGAACTACCTGCTGGAGGCGTTCTCCGAGCCCGCGATGCTGTGCGACGCGGAGTACGCCGTCATCGGCGCAAACATGCTCGCCCGCCGCTATTTCGAGCAGTCCCTCGGCCACGCCGCCGATCTGTCCGACCGCCGCTTCCTCGCCAAGCTCGACGGCGGGATCATCCACGAGCTGATCAAGCGCACCGAGCTCTCGGGCGACGAGAGCACCATGGGTGCCTTCACGGATTCGCGCGGCAACTTCGTCCTCGCCGAGATCATCCGCCACATTCCGCAGAGCTTTTCGGATGTCGTCCCCGCTCCGTTCCGCCTCCCCTTTCCGGCCTTCGTCGTCAAGCTGAAGATCGCGCGGCGGGTGGTGGACGTCATCCCGTTCGATACCATCAAGGCGCTCGGCATCACGCCTGCGGAATTCCGCCTGCTGGAAGGCCTGCTCAACGGCCGGACGGTCCAGGAGATCGCCCAGGACAACAACGTGAAATACAATACCGCTCGCAATCAGCTCGCGAGTCTCGCCAGCAAGACGGGCCTGCGCACGCAGGCGGACATCATCCGTTTCTTCACCTCCCTGAGCTAG
- a CDS encoding class I SAM-dependent methyltransferase, which produces MEHIRQVTTMIPQPMRFGLRKILFYGDTARCVLCGNAVRKFAPHGGGADVLERRRVVGGMRRDDDRCPVCHATDRTRMMMRYLQTHAGVGSRPVRLLHVAPDFGLYLWLRRQHAIDYVATDLDAARYRHIDGIRAADLTRLPFGDMSFDIIVCSHVLEHIPDDYAAFREMHRVLAPGGHALLLTPFARDGMGTDEDPSIAEPAERDRRFGQWDHVRIYDRDDFMARMRSVGFATELYEPYADDAEMAEALHLNREEALPVGRRTQA; this is translated from the coding sequence ATGGAACACATCCGGCAGGTCACCACGATGATCCCGCAGCCGATGCGCTTCGGGCTCCGGAAAATTCTGTTTTACGGCGACACCGCCCGCTGCGTCCTGTGCGGCAATGCCGTGCGCAAGTTCGCCCCCCACGGCGGCGGAGCGGACGTCCTGGAGCGCCGCAGGGTCGTCGGCGGCATGCGGCGGGACGATGACCGCTGCCCGGTCTGCCACGCCACCGACCGCACGCGTATGATGATGCGTTATCTGCAGACCCATGCCGGCGTCGGCAGCCGGCCCGTCCGCCTCCTCCATGTCGCGCCGGATTTCGGCCTGTACCTCTGGCTCAGGCGCCAGCACGCGATCGACTATGTGGCGACGGACCTCGACGCGGCGCGCTACCGCCACATCGACGGCATTCGCGCGGCCGATCTCACCAGGCTGCCGTTCGGGGACATGTCGTTCGACATCATCGTCTGCTCGCACGTGCTGGAGCATATCCCGGACGACTATGCGGCCTTCCGCGAGATGCACCGTGTGCTGGCGCCCGGCGGTCACGCGCTGCTGCTGACGCCGTTCGCGCGGGACGGCATGGGGACCGACGAGGACCCGTCGATCGCCGAGCCCGCGGAGCGGGACCGCCGCTTCGGCCAGTGGGACCATGTGCGGATCTACGACCGCGACGACTTCATGGCGCGGATGAGAAGCGTCGGCTTCGCGACCGAGCTCTACGAGCCGTACGCGGACGACGCGGAGATGGCGGAGGCGCTGCATCTCAACAGGGAAGAAGCGCTGCCGGTCGGTCGCCGAACCCAGGCCTGA
- a CDS encoding glycosyltransferase family 2 protein, translating into MSATCNTIAVVIPHYDDRVRLRRCLEALAPQLGTDVEVVVVDNNTPGGLADVATPDGVRIAVESRRGAANARNRGVAETDAPVIAFLDSDCIPMPDWLTTIRGHAEEVGRSALVLGGRVDICFESPPPRSGAEAFERVFAFDQKGYVETKGFAVTANLVVSRETFARVGPFRDGVSEDVDWCHRARAAGADLRYAPDLAVDHPARADWPALKRKWRRLTAEGFALRQASGGSRLGWALRALAMPVSVLAHTPRVVAASGLGGGEKWRAFATLARLRTLRMVWMLNQAATGRP; encoded by the coding sequence ATGTCGGCGACCTGCAACACCATTGCGGTGGTCATCCCGCACTACGACGACCGCGTCCGTCTGCGGCGCTGCCTGGAGGCGCTCGCCCCGCAGCTCGGCACCGACGTCGAGGTCGTGGTGGTGGACAACAACACCCCGGGGGGCCTCGCCGACGTCGCCACGCCGGACGGCGTGCGCATCGCGGTGGAGAGCCGGCGCGGAGCGGCGAACGCGCGCAACCGCGGCGTCGCCGAGACGGACGCGCCGGTGATCGCCTTCCTCGATTCCGACTGCATCCCGATGCCGGACTGGCTCACGACGATCCGCGGCCATGCCGAGGAGGTCGGCCGATCGGCGCTGGTGCTGGGCGGACGCGTGGACATCTGTTTCGAATCGCCGCCGCCGCGCTCCGGCGCCGAGGCCTTCGAGCGTGTCTTCGCGTTCGACCAGAAGGGCTACGTCGAAACCAAGGGCTTCGCCGTCACCGCGAACCTCGTCGTGTCGCGTGAGACGTTCGCGCGCGTCGGCCCCTTCCGCGACGGCGTCAGCGAGGACGTCGACTGGTGCCATCGCGCGCGTGCCGCCGGTGCCGACCTCCGCTACGCGCCCGACCTCGCGGTGGACCACCCCGCCCGCGCGGACTGGCCGGCGCTGAAGCGCAAGTGGCGCCGGCTGACGGCGGAGGGGTTCGCGCTGCGGCAGGCCTCCGGCGGCTCGCGACTCGGCTGGGCGCTCCGCGCGCTCGCCATGCCGGTGAGCGTCCTCGCCCACACGCCGCGCGTGGTGGCGGCGAGCGGCCTCGGCGGCGGCGAGAAGTGGCGCGCCTTCGCGACTCTCGCCCGCCTCAGGACACTGCGGATGGTGTGGATGCTGAACCAGGCCGCGACCGGTCGCCCCTGA